A portion of the Hymenobacter gelipurpurascens genome contains these proteins:
- a CDS encoding DUF2079 domain-containing protein, translating into MPVLYLSTLKAQWGRTLLLVLFALAYASISFVNHYNFRTATLDLGLIAQAVGEVAQLRWPQTTLLLDSPPTPFLGQHFSLTPLLAVPLYYVVGGAWALLLVQTGALLLGALGVWRYAQAQGASPGVCNWALAFFASQWGIYSALSFDYHDNVVGAMALPWLALWVGQRRVGPAVAAALVVLLSKENMALWLAFVLLGLAWQHWRQRAVVAWLAAGALASLGYFVVITQVVMPALDVNHRAFTQVVRYAHLGPTLPAAVANVLLHPRLLWDVLLHNTLPDPLYDHIKRELWVAILLSGGWALVWRPWYALMLLPILGQKLLSNDFVLWGINGHYSIELAPVLALAATDALCSWRWGRIRHLAWAGALASVLLFTLDTFSTRFSRWYTPVTNNPLLPEHYTSAVPDRAGLCAALAQVPADVPLSASSSLVPHLLNRQAVYLFPVLRNARLVALLREPGEAAAWPLSPEVARQALAQFQADANYRTVYEDAQLVVLARRFAPTDSAITWKAQP; encoded by the coding sequence ATGCCCGTTTTATACCTAAGCACGCTCAAGGCCCAGTGGGGGCGTACCCTGCTGCTGGTGCTGTTTGCACTGGCCTACGCATCTATCTCCTTCGTCAACCACTACAACTTCCGCACCGCCACCCTCGATTTGGGTCTGATTGCCCAGGCCGTGGGAGAGGTTGCGCAGCTGCGGTGGCCCCAGACCACGCTGCTGCTCGACTCGCCGCCCACGCCCTTTCTAGGCCAGCATTTCAGCCTCACGCCCCTGCTGGCGGTGCCGTTATACTATGTGGTGGGCGGAGCGTGGGCCCTGCTGCTGGTGCAAACCGGAGCGCTGCTACTGGGCGCCTTGGGCGTGTGGCGCTACGCTCAGGCCCAGGGCGCAAGCCCCGGCGTATGCAACTGGGCCCTGGCATTTTTTGCCAGCCAGTGGGGCATCTACTCAGCGCTGAGCTTCGATTATCATGATAATGTAGTGGGTGCCATGGCGCTGCCGTGGCTGGCGCTGTGGGTGGGTCAGCGGCGGGTGGGGCCAGCCGTTGCGGCCGCTCTCGTAGTGCTGCTGAGCAAGGAGAACATGGCCCTGTGGTTGGCATTTGTGCTATTGGGCCTGGCGTGGCAGCACTGGCGGCAGCGGGCTGTAGTCGCTTGGCTGGCAGCCGGCGCACTGGCATCGCTCGGCTACTTTGTGGTGATAACGCAGGTGGTGATGCCCGCGCTGGATGTCAACCACCGGGCTTTCACCCAGGTTGTGCGCTACGCGCATCTGGGCCCTACCCTACCGGCTGCCGTAGCCAACGTGCTGCTGCACCCCCGGCTTTTATGGGACGTACTACTGCACAATACCCTCCCCGATCCGCTCTACGACCACATCAAGCGGGAGCTGTGGGTGGCCATCCTGCTATCGGGCGGGTGGGCGCTGGTCTGGCGGCCGTGGTATGCGCTTATGCTCCTGCCCATTCTGGGGCAGAAGCTCCTCTCCAACGACTTTGTACTATGGGGCATCAATGGGCACTACTCCATTGAATTGGCGCCCGTGCTGGCGCTGGCCGCCACCGACGCGCTATGCTCATGGCGATGGGGCCGCATCCGGCATCTGGCCTGGGCGGGCGCCCTGGCCAGTGTGCTCCTCTTTACCCTCGATACCTTTTCCACGCGCTTCAGCCGGTGGTACACGCCCGTCACCAACAACCCGCTGCTACCGGAGCACTACACCAGCGCGGTTCCCGACCGGGCTGGTCTATGCGCCGCCCTGGCGCAGGTGCCGGCCGATGTGCCGCTGAGTGCCAGCTCCAGTCTGGTGCCGCATCTGCTCAATCGGCAAGCGGTGTATCTGTTTCCGGTGTTGCGCAACGCCCGCTTGGTGGCCCTGCTACGCGAGCCCGGCGAAGCCGCCGCCTGGCCCCTCTCGCCGGAGGTGGCCCGGCAGGCTTTGGCTCAGTTTCAGGCCGATGCAAATTACCGCACCGTATATGAGGACGCGCAACTGGTTGTGTTGGCCCGCCGGTTTGCGCCTACCGATTCGGCAATTACCTGGAAAGCGCAGCCGTAG
- the hemW gene encoding radical SAM family heme chaperone HemW, which translates to MSGLYLHIPFCKQACHYCDFHFSTSMALKGRLVEAMVREIELRRDYLGPAAHINTIYFGGGTPSLLTGAELDTLFEAIHRNFSVAPDAEITLEANPDDLTAPKLRELAASPINRLSIGLQTFHEPHLRLMNRAHSGEESRVCVQLAQDAGFENISVDLIYGVPAEGHGIWLHDMAIAFGLGVPHLSCYALTIEPDTVFGRQLTKGKFLAAPEEFVAQQFEMLLQEIDRHGYQQYEISNFCQPGRESRHNSAYWRGVPYLGLGPSAHSFNGHSRQFNVANNPHYVQAVLERHEVPATVEHLSLTDRANEYLMTSLRTAQGCDLGHLRDVLGVDLLGPRAQYLQELQRIGWATLSPAHVLTLTNQGKLLADQITLELFQAE; encoded by the coding sequence ATGTCCGGCCTCTACCTCCACATTCCCTTCTGCAAACAAGCCTGCCACTACTGCGACTTCCACTTCAGCACCTCTATGGCGCTGAAAGGCCGTTTGGTAGAAGCAATGGTGCGGGAAATTGAGCTGCGCCGCGACTATCTGGGCCCCGCCGCGCACATCAACACTATCTACTTCGGAGGCGGCACGCCTTCTCTGCTGACGGGGGCGGAACTGGACACCCTTTTCGAGGCCATACACCGCAACTTCTCGGTTGCCCCCGACGCGGAAATCACGCTGGAGGCTAACCCCGACGACCTCACGGCCCCAAAGCTGCGGGAGCTAGCCGCCTCGCCCATCAACCGCCTGAGCATAGGCCTACAGACCTTTCATGAGCCGCATCTGCGCCTGATGAACCGCGCCCACTCCGGTGAAGAGTCGCGGGTGTGCGTGCAGCTGGCGCAGGATGCCGGCTTCGAGAATATCTCGGTAGATCTGATTTACGGCGTACCCGCCGAGGGCCACGGCATCTGGCTCCACGATATGGCCATAGCGTTTGGGCTGGGCGTACCGCACCTTTCCTGCTACGCCCTCACCATTGAGCCCGACACCGTATTTGGCCGGCAGCTGACGAAAGGCAAGTTTCTGGCGGCCCCCGAAGAGTTTGTGGCCCAGCAGTTTGAGATGCTGCTGCAGGAAATAGACCGCCACGGCTACCAGCAGTACGAAATCAGCAACTTCTGCCAGCCCGGCCGTGAGTCGCGCCACAACTCGGCGTATTGGCGCGGCGTGCCGTATTTGGGCCTCGGCCCCAGCGCCCACTCTTTCAATGGGCACAGCCGGCAGTTCAACGTCGCCAACAACCCACACTATGTGCAGGCCGTGCTGGAGCGCCATGAGGTACCGGCCACCGTGGAGCACCTCTCCCTCACCGACCGCGCCAACGAGTACCTCATGACCAGCCTGCGCACGGCCCAGGGCTGCGACCTGGGCCACCTTCGGGATGTGCTGGGCGTGGATTTGTTGGGCCCCCGTGCCCAGTATCTGCAGGAGCTGCAACGCATCGGGTGGGCCACCCTGAGCCCGGCGCATGTACTTACGCTCACCAACCAGGGCAAGCTCCTGGCCGACCAGATTACGCTGGAGCTGTTTCAGGCCGAGTAG
- a CDS encoding ribonucleoside-diphosphate reductase subunit alpha, whose product MLVLKRDGRRESVKFDKVTARIEKLCYGLNQNFISPIEVAKKVIDGIYDGVTTVELDNLAAETAASLTTKHPDYAILAARIAVSNLHKVTSKSFSSTMKRLHTYEDPKTGENASLIAQDVWEIVHANAATLDSAIIYDRDYNYDYFGFKTLERSYLLRLDGKVVERPQHMIMRVAVGIHKADIAAAIETYNLMSERWFTHATPTLFNAGTPKPQLSSCFLLTMKDDSIEGIYDTLKNCALISQSAGGIGLAVHNVRATGSYIKGTNGTSNGLTPMLKVFNDTARYVDQGGGKRKGAFAIYLEPWHADIFDFLDLKKNHGKEEMRARDLFFALWTPDLFMKRVEANGDWTLMCPNECPGLDECYGEEFEKLYTKYERDGRGRKTIKAQELWFAILESQTETGTPYMLFKDAANNKSNQKNLGTIKSSNLCTEIMEYTDENEIAVCNLASLALPRYVRPDESGALIFDHQKLYDVTYHATMNLNKVIDINYYPVIEAERSNRRHRPIGLGVQGLADTFIALRMPFESDEASGLNKDIFETIYFAAMTASKDLAMRDDHYETFPGSPLSKGQFQFDMWGVTPESGRWDWETLRAQVMEHGVRNSLLVAPMPTASTAQILGNNESFEPYTSNIYVRRVLSGEFMVVNKHLLKDLVKLGLWNDQMKNAIIAANGSVQDIPSIPQNIKDLYKTVWEISQRRIIDMSADRGAYICQSQSLNLHVLNVNFGKLTSMHFHSWKKGLKTGMYYLRTKAAVDAIKFTVQKQAAETLEPLNVSAQNASDMACSLDNPDACEACGS is encoded by the coding sequence ATGTTGGTACTCAAACGCGACGGCCGCCGCGAATCCGTGAAATTTGATAAAGTCACGGCGCGTATTGAAAAGCTCTGCTACGGGCTGAATCAGAACTTCATTTCGCCGATTGAGGTAGCCAAGAAGGTTATCGATGGTATTTATGATGGCGTGACGACGGTAGAGCTCGACAACCTGGCAGCTGAAACCGCTGCTTCGCTCACCACCAAGCACCCCGACTACGCTATTCTGGCGGCGCGCATTGCCGTAAGCAACCTGCACAAGGTGACCAGCAAGTCGTTCAGCAGCACCATGAAGCGGCTGCACACCTATGAGGACCCCAAGACCGGCGAGAATGCTTCGCTGATTGCCCAGGACGTGTGGGAAATCGTGCACGCCAACGCCGCTACGCTGGACTCGGCTATTATCTATGACCGCGATTATAACTACGATTACTTCGGCTTCAAGACGCTGGAGCGTTCCTACCTGCTGCGCCTCGATGGCAAAGTAGTAGAGCGGCCCCAGCACATGATTATGCGCGTGGCCGTGGGCATTCACAAAGCCGACATTGCCGCCGCCATCGAGACCTACAACCTCATGAGCGAGCGGTGGTTCACGCACGCTACGCCTACGCTGTTCAACGCTGGTACGCCCAAGCCCCAGCTCAGCTCGTGCTTCCTGCTCACGATGAAGGACGACTCCATTGAGGGCATTTATGACACGCTGAAGAACTGCGCCCTGATTTCGCAGTCTGCCGGTGGTATTGGCCTGGCTGTGCACAATGTGCGCGCCACGGGCTCGTACATCAAAGGCACCAACGGCACTTCTAACGGCCTCACGCCGATGCTGAAGGTGTTCAATGACACGGCTCGCTACGTGGACCAGGGCGGTGGCAAGCGTAAAGGCGCTTTCGCGATTTATCTGGAGCCCTGGCACGCCGATATCTTCGACTTCCTGGACCTCAAGAAAAACCACGGCAAGGAGGAGATGCGCGCCCGCGACTTGTTCTTTGCCCTCTGGACGCCCGACTTGTTCATGAAGCGCGTGGAAGCCAACGGCGACTGGACGCTGATGTGCCCCAACGAGTGCCCTGGCCTAGACGAGTGCTACGGCGAGGAGTTCGAGAAGCTCTACACCAAGTATGAGCGCGATGGCCGTGGCCGTAAGACCATTAAGGCCCAGGAGCTGTGGTTTGCCATTCTGGAAAGCCAGACCGAGACCGGCACGCCCTACATGCTGTTCAAGGACGCTGCCAACAACAAGAGCAACCAGAAGAACCTCGGTACCATTAAGAGCTCCAACCTCTGCACCGAGATTATGGAGTACACCGACGAGAACGAAATTGCCGTGTGCAACCTCGCCTCGCTGGCCCTGCCCCGCTACGTACGCCCCGACGAATCGGGCGCGCTCATCTTCGACCACCAGAAGCTCTACGACGTTACGTACCACGCCACGATGAACCTGAACAAGGTCATCGACATCAACTACTACCCCGTAATTGAGGCGGAGCGCAGCAACCGTCGCCACCGCCCCATCGGGCTGGGTGTGCAGGGCCTCGCCGATACGTTTATTGCCCTGCGCATGCCGTTTGAAAGCGACGAAGCCAGCGGCCTGAACAAGGACATCTTCGAGACCATTTACTTCGCGGCCATGACGGCCTCTAAGGACCTCGCCATGCGCGACGACCACTACGAGACGTTCCCTGGCTCGCCGCTAAGCAAGGGCCAGTTCCAGTTCGATATGTGGGGCGTAACGCCTGAGTCGGGCCGCTGGGATTGGGAAACGCTGCGCGCTCAGGTAATGGAGCACGGCGTACGCAACTCTCTGCTGGTAGCACCTATGCCTACGGCTTCTACGGCCCAGATTCTGGGTAATAACGAGTCGTTTGAGCCCTACACCTCCAACATTTATGTGCGCCGCGTGCTGAGCGGGGAGTTCATGGTGGTGAACAAGCACCTGCTCAAGGACCTAGTAAAGCTAGGCCTGTGGAACGACCAGATGAAGAACGCCATCATTGCCGCCAACGGCTCGGTGCAGGACATCCCCAGCATTCCGCAGAACATCAAGGACCTGTACAAGACGGTGTGGGAGATTTCGCAGCGCCGCATCATTGATATGTCGGCTGACCGCGGTGCGTACATCTGCCAGAGCCAGAGCCTGAACCTGCACGTGCTGAACGTGAACTTCGGCAAGCTCACCAGCATGCACTTCCATAGCTGGAAGAAGGGCCTGAAAACCGGCATGTACTACCTGCGCACCAAAGCCGCCGTGGATGCCATCAAGTTCACGGTGCAGAAACAAGCCGCTGAGACCCTGGAGCCGCTGAACGTATCGGCCCAGAACGCCTCAGACATGGCCTGCTCCCTAGATAACCCAGACGCCTGCGAGGCCTGCGGTTCGTAA
- a CDS encoding haloacid dehalogenase type II, with protein MPAPASSVLPRPKVLLFDVNETLLDLSKLKRAVPKAFGNKHAFKQWFGLLLQYSLVDTVMGAYHPFGQIAEAALDMTADMLEEKRLPPAKKQELVGLLKQLPAHKDVPRGLEMLLDAGFRLVAFTNSPRATLDEQLRYAGIIHYFEQGLSIDTEQLYKPHRYAYQAALQALDIGPDEALLIAAHGWDVAGAHHAGLRSGFLARPGQTLYPLAPLPTYQGKDLPTLARQIIAGR; from the coding sequence ATGCCAGCTCCCGCTTCCTCTGTCCTGCCACGCCCCAAGGTGCTGCTCTTCGACGTAAATGAAACTTTACTGGACCTGAGCAAGCTCAAACGGGCCGTGCCGAAGGCATTCGGCAACAAGCATGCCTTCAAACAGTGGTTTGGCCTGCTGCTGCAATACTCCTTGGTAGATACCGTGATGGGCGCCTATCACCCGTTTGGGCAGATTGCAGAAGCAGCCCTGGACATGACCGCCGATATGCTGGAGGAAAAGCGCCTACCACCCGCCAAAAAGCAGGAGCTGGTAGGCCTGCTGAAGCAGCTGCCCGCGCACAAAGACGTACCACGCGGCCTAGAAATGCTACTGGATGCCGGTTTCCGGCTAGTGGCCTTCACGAACTCCCCACGCGCTACACTGGATGAGCAGCTCCGCTATGCGGGTATTATTCACTATTTCGAGCAGGGCTTAAGCATTGATACGGAGCAGCTCTATAAGCCCCACCGCTATGCCTACCAGGCCGCACTACAAGCCCTTGATATAGGTCCTGATGAGGCGCTTCTGATAGCAGCGCATGGCTGGGACGTAGCCGGGGCCCATCACGCAGGGTTGCGTAGCGGCTTCCTTGCCCGGCCCGGTCAAACTCTCTACCCGCTGGCTCCGCTGCCCACTTATCAGGGGAAAGACCTGCCTACGTTAGCCCGCCAAATTATAGCAGGCCGCTGA
- a CDS encoding alpha/beta fold hydrolase yields the protein MMYLIPGLGADERVFQNLQPLLQGETQVLQWLTPEPDETLPQYAARMAARIPLGQSGLLVGVSFGGMVALEITRMRPEMRTVLISSIPDSSCLPPLLRLIRATGVYRLVPPQMLKLFPRAGQWYFGVKQKEYPLFKEILRDMEPVYTKWAIDRLMHWDSTIAGRSTQILGTHDRVFPPGPTPVEHLIRGGGHFMVISHAPEIAQILNKLAAEQTNRAATSQQNAV from the coding sequence ATGATGTACCTCATTCCTGGCCTGGGTGCCGATGAGCGCGTATTTCAGAACCTGCAGCCGCTGCTGCAGGGAGAAACGCAGGTGTTGCAGTGGCTTACCCCCGAACCCGATGAGACATTGCCGCAGTATGCGGCGCGTATGGCCGCTCGCATTCCGCTAGGCCAGTCGGGACTGCTGGTGGGCGTGTCGTTTGGTGGGATGGTGGCCCTGGAAATCACGCGGATGCGGCCGGAAATGCGCACCGTACTTATTTCCAGCATTCCGGATTCCAGCTGCCTACCGCCGCTGCTGCGCCTGATCCGGGCTACCGGCGTGTACCGCTTGGTGCCGCCCCAGATGCTAAAGCTGTTTCCGCGGGCCGGGCAGTGGTATTTCGGGGTGAAGCAGAAAGAGTATCCGCTGTTCAAGGAGATTCTGCGCGACATGGAGCCCGTGTATACCAAGTGGGCCATCGACCGGCTTATGCACTGGGACAGCACCATCGCCGGCCGCAGCACCCAGATCCTGGGCACCCACGACCGGGTGTTTCCGCCCGGCCCTACGCCTGTTGAGCACCTGATCCGAGGCGGCGGCCACTTCATGGTCATCAGCCACGCCCCGGAAATTGCCCAGATTTTGAATAAACTAGCCGCCGAGCAGACCAATAGGGCGGCAACCTCTCAGCAAAACGCTGTTTAA
- the rpmA gene encoding 50S ribosomal protein L27: MAHKKGVGSSNNGRESHSKRLGVKIFGGQGIIAGNIIVRQRGTKHHPGQNVGIGKDHTLFAMIDGTVQFRKGRKDRSFVSVVPGAVEAAEVHTSATASAEAHGNA; encoded by the coding sequence ATGGCACACAAGAAAGGCGTAGGTAGCTCCAACAACGGTCGTGAATCGCATTCCAAGCGTCTCGGCGTGAAAATTTTCGGTGGTCAAGGCATCATCGCCGGCAACATCATCGTTCGTCAGCGTGGCACTAAGCACCACCCCGGCCAAAACGTAGGCATCGGCAAAGACCACACCCTGTTCGCTATGATCGACGGTACGGTGCAGTTCCGCAAGGGCCGCAAAGACCGCTCGTTCGTATCGGTAGTACCCGGTGCTGTAGAAGCTGCTGAAGTACACACGTCGGCTACGGCTTCGGCTGAAGCACACGGCAACGCATAA
- the rplU gene encoding 50S ribosomal protein L21, translating to MYAIVNIAGKQTKVEANKFVYAHRLAGNVGDTVELGKALLTENEGTISIGAPELDVTVTGTILAHVKGDKVLVFKKKRRKGYKKLNGHRQQFTKVMINTIG from the coding sequence ATGTACGCAATTGTCAACATAGCCGGGAAGCAGACTAAGGTCGAAGCCAATAAATTTGTATACGCCCACCGTTTGGCTGGCAATGTCGGCGACACCGTGGAGCTGGGCAAAGCCCTGCTGACCGAAAACGAAGGAACCATCTCTATCGGAGCCCCCGAACTGGACGTGACCGTAACGGGCACTATCCTCGCTCACGTAAAGGGCGACAAGGTTTTGGTGTTCAAGAAGAAGCGCCGTAAGGGCTACAAGAAGCTGAACGGCCACCGTCAGCAGTTCACCAAAGTAATGATCAACACCATCGGCTAA
- a CDS encoding DUF6624 domain-containing protein — translation MKKATTLLAVLLLSSSLVFAQSEFKKLNQQAADAYAAKSYKSSGELYDQAFKQAKAAPTSTDLYNAACSWALAGNTTKAFQYLDKATVAGWENVAHVKQDTDLTTLHADKRWLPMLTKLQAAVAKVEANYNKPLKQQLDSIMASDQGGRMKIQEVEKKYGPNSTEMTALWKEIEVTDARNLQRITKLLDTHGWPKKSEVGNTGTQTVFLVIQHSNLPTMEKYFPMAKQAMERGDLAKSAFALLQDRLLMWQGKPQIYGSQLKGDANGKMMFHTIEDEAHVDERRAAIGMEPLASYAKRFGLEYKVPVK, via the coding sequence ATGAAAAAGGCCACTACCCTTCTGGCGGTACTCCTGCTGAGCAGCAGCCTCGTCTTCGCCCAGAGCGAGTTCAAAAAGCTAAATCAGCAGGCAGCCGATGCCTATGCGGCGAAAAGCTACAAGAGCTCCGGGGAACTGTATGACCAGGCCTTTAAGCAGGCCAAAGCAGCCCCTACCAGCACCGACCTTTACAACGCGGCCTGCAGCTGGGCCTTGGCCGGCAATACCACCAAGGCCTTCCAATACCTCGACAAAGCCACTGTAGCCGGCTGGGAGAACGTGGCCCATGTGAAGCAGGACACCGACCTGACCACCCTGCACGCCGACAAGCGCTGGCTGCCCATGCTCACGAAGCTGCAAGCGGCCGTGGCCAAGGTAGAAGCCAACTACAACAAGCCGCTGAAGCAGCAGCTGGATTCTATTATGGCATCCGACCAAGGTGGCCGGATGAAAATTCAGGAAGTGGAGAAGAAATACGGCCCAAACTCAACGGAGATGACGGCGCTCTGGAAGGAGATTGAGGTTACCGATGCCCGCAACCTGCAGCGTATTACCAAGCTGCTGGATACGCATGGGTGGCCCAAGAAATCGGAGGTCGGGAACACGGGCACGCAAACGGTCTTTCTGGTCATTCAGCACTCCAACCTGCCCACGATGGAGAAATACTTCCCGATGGCCAAGCAGGCCATGGAGCGCGGCGACTTAGCCAAGTCTGCTTTTGCGCTCTTGCAAGACCGCCTGCTGATGTGGCAGGGCAAGCCCCAGATCTACGGCAGCCAGCTCAAAGGCGACGCCAACGGCAAAATGATGTTTCATACCATTGAAGACGAAGCCCACGTAGATGAGCGCCGCGCCGCCATCGGGATGGAGCCCCTAGCCAGCTACGCCAAACGCTTCGGACTGGAGTATAAAGTGCCGGTTAAGTAA
- a CDS encoding GIY-YIG nuclease family protein, with the protein MLYYTYITTNPARNVLYIGVTNNLATRLGQHYANRGNAQTFAGRYFCYHLLYFEEYPSNAAAIAREKELKGWTRAKKEALIASQNPKWEFLTAG; encoded by the coding sequence ATGCTCTACTATACCTACATCACTACCAATCCTGCCCGCAACGTCCTTTACATTGGTGTCACCAATAACCTGGCTACGCGGCTAGGCCAGCACTATGCTAATCGTGGTAACGCTCAAACCTTTGCGGGCCGCTATTTCTGTTATCACTTGCTCTATTTTGAGGAATACCCCAGCAACGCGGCCGCCATTGCCCGCGAGAAAGAGTTGAAGGGCTGGACCCGAGCCAAGAAAGAAGCGCTGATAGCCAGCCAGAATCCCAAGTGGGAATTTCTCACAGCTGGCTGA
- a CDS encoding ribonucleoside-diphosphate reductase small subunit yields MEPLLTENPNRFVLFPIQHNDVWQMYKKAEASFWTAEEIDLGQDQKDWDSLNDGERHFISHVLAFFAASDGIVNENLAVNFMQEVQMAEARCFYGFQVMMENIHSETYSLLIDTFIKDPKQKDHLFNALETVPCVKKKGDWAIKWINSENFTERLIAFAAVEGIFFSGSFCSIFWLKKRGLMPGLTFSNELISRDEGLHCDFACLLYKDHLNNKLPESRVHEIIQDAVQIEQEFVTDALPVNLIGMNAQLMNQYIEFVADRLLDSLGYTKIYGATNPFDFMEMISLQGKTNFFEKRVGEYQKAGVMSERTSNAFSLDEDF; encoded by the coding sequence ATGGAACCTCTGCTCACTGAGAACCCCAACCGCTTCGTCCTCTTCCCGATCCAACACAATGATGTGTGGCAGATGTACAAGAAGGCCGAGGCCTCGTTCTGGACCGCCGAGGAAATTGACCTAGGCCAGGACCAGAAGGACTGGGACAGCCTCAACGACGGCGAGCGGCACTTCATCAGCCACGTGCTGGCGTTCTTCGCGGCCTCCGATGGCATAGTGAACGAGAACTTGGCTGTGAACTTCATGCAGGAAGTGCAGATGGCCGAGGCCCGCTGCTTCTACGGCTTCCAGGTGATGATGGAAAACATCCACTCGGAAACCTATTCCCTGCTGATTGATACGTTCATCAAAGACCCCAAGCAGAAGGACCACCTCTTCAATGCGCTGGAAACGGTGCCGTGCGTGAAGAAAAAAGGCGACTGGGCTATTAAGTGGATCAACTCGGAGAATTTCACGGAACGCCTGATTGCGTTTGCGGCTGTGGAAGGTATCTTCTTCTCGGGCTCGTTCTGCTCTATCTTCTGGCTGAAGAAGCGCGGCCTGATGCCCGGCCTGACCTTCTCGAACGAGCTGATTTCGCGCGACGAAGGGCTGCACTGCGACTTCGCCTGCCTGCTCTACAAAGACCACCTGAACAACAAGCTGCCCGAGAGCCGCGTGCACGAAATCATTCAGGATGCTGTGCAGATCGAGCAGGAGTTCGTGACGGATGCGCTGCCCGTGAACCTGATTGGGATGAATGCCCAGCTAATGAACCAGTACATTGAGTTTGTGGCCGACCGCCTGCTCGACTCGCTGGGCTATACCAAGATCTACGGTGCCACCAACCCCTTCGACTTCATGGAAATGATTTCGCTGCAGGGCAAAACCAACTTCTTCGAGAAGCGCGTGGGCGAGTACCAGAAGGCCGGCGTGATGAGCGAGCGGACTTCCAATGCCTTCTCCCTCGACGAGGACTTTTAA
- a CDS encoding cyclase family protein, giving the protein MFATYPYQGRTYSFNPQAPLDISLPLAPGENQVNCFWAEPVQFDVIRVGSFVGSVADGGSTNYKRVHVTPHGNGTHTECFGHISPEPQATLNRCLRRFLFVARLISVQPRPQPNGDLVVMLDDFRRELEGGPYADIAPEAVILRTLPNHKAKRARQYSGTNPTYLEPALGQYLADQHIEHLLLDLPSVDREEDEGALLAHHGFWQYPHATRHTSTITELIFVPDEVEDGLFLLNLQITSLELDASPSKPVLYSLGGA; this is encoded by the coding sequence ATGTTTGCCACCTATCCCTACCAGGGCCGCACTTATTCCTTCAACCCACAGGCGCCGCTGGATATTTCCCTGCCCCTGGCGCCCGGCGAGAACCAGGTGAATTGCTTCTGGGCTGAGCCTGTGCAGTTTGATGTGATTCGGGTGGGTAGCTTTGTGGGCAGCGTGGCGGATGGCGGCAGTACCAACTACAAGCGCGTGCACGTTACGCCCCACGGCAACGGCACCCACACTGAGTGCTTCGGACATATCTCGCCGGAGCCCCAGGCCACGCTCAACCGCTGCCTGCGCCGGTTCCTGTTCGTGGCACGGCTGATTTCGGTGCAGCCCCGCCCTCAGCCCAACGGTGACCTGGTCGTCATGCTGGACGATTTCCGGCGTGAGCTGGAAGGCGGCCCGTATGCGGACATTGCTCCCGAAGCAGTTATTCTGCGCACCCTGCCAAACCACAAAGCCAAGCGTGCCCGTCAGTATTCCGGCACCAACCCCACCTATCTGGAGCCCGCCCTAGGCCAGTACCTCGCCGATCAGCACATCGAGCATTTGTTGCTGGACCTGCCCAGCGTAGATCGGGAGGAGGACGAAGGCGCCCTATTGGCCCACCACGGCTTTTGGCAGTACCCTCACGCCACGCGCCACACTTCCACCATCACCGAGCTCATCTTCGTGCCCGATGAGGTAGAGGATGGCTTATTCCTGCTGAATCTGCAAATCACGAGTCTAGAGCTTGATGCCAGCCCTAGCAAACCTGTGCTCTACAGTTTAGGTGGCGCGTAG